A single region of the Mycoplasma mycoides subsp. mycoides SC str. PG1 genome encodes:
- a CDS encoding Cof-type HAD-IIB family hydrolase, translating into MKYLFSDFDNTLRNSKVRNSLKIDQKDLEFVKEFQKNNKLIVSTGRPYKQLKGHLLDEYNLLPDYFIVNTGALVCNNQGEVFYKKTIDKNIKIHLLDFLKTIVDQIDVIVFATSDNESFLFHKNWSSDVEQFFFGLENLNKTLYYLYDKDLLCLKIECSQQTWDQIENFINKNKLEVNITFNSINNKLFNEIHAFNVSKGQAIKGLQKRLNISSDDIIVAGDDYNDLSMFEMFYDNSYMCKHEHNKNIRNKAKYLINNIWEIEY; encoded by the coding sequence ATGAAATATTTATTTTCAGATTTTGATAATACGTTAAGAAATTCAAAAGTTAGAAATAGTTTAAAAATTGATCAAAAAGATTTAGAGTTTGTAAAAGAATTTCAAAAAAATAATAAGTTAATAGTTTCAACAGGAAGACCATATAAACAATTAAAAGGACATTTACTAGATGAATATAATTTACTACCCGATTATTTTATTGTTAATACTGGAGCTTTGGTTTGTAATAATCAAGGTGAAGTTTTTTATAAAAAAACAATTGATAAAAATATTAAAATTCATTTATTAGATTTTTTAAAAACTATAGTTGATCAGATTGATGTAATAGTATTTGCTACAAGTGATAATGAATCATTTTTATTTCACAAAAATTGATCATCGGATGTAGAACAATTCTTTTTTGGCCTTGAAAATTTAAATAAAACATTATATTATTTATACGATAAAGATTTATTATGTTTAAAAATTGAGTGTAGTCAACAAACTTGAGATCAAATTGAAAACTTTATTAATAAAAACAAATTAGAAGTTAACATTACTTTTAATAGTATTAATAATAAGTTATTTAATGAAATTCATGCATTTAATGTAAGTAAAGGACAAGCAATTAAAGGTTTACAAAAAAGATTAAACATTTCTAGTGATGATATTATTGTTGCTGGTGATGATTATAATGATCTTTCTATGTTTGAAATGTTTTATGATAATTCTTATATGTGTAAACACGAACATAATAAAAATATTAGAAATAAAGCAAAATATTTAATAAATAATATTTGAGAGATTGAATACTAA